A region from the Vicia villosa cultivar HV-30 ecotype Madison, WI linkage group LG3, Vvil1.0, whole genome shotgun sequence genome encodes:
- the LOC131656412 gene encoding ABC transporter C family member 3-like, giving the protein MSIHAPLEEPLLKDEASVSNNNSDSNEILTSYSKAGFFSILTFSWMSPLITLGSNKTLNHEDLPLLSANDSAHGTFSTFREKLELECGNVRTVTTIKLAKVLLLSTWKGILISGVYEFVYVCATYVGPYLIDNLVQYLNDESKAKNEGYVLATMFVVAKLVECLSQRQWMFTFQQVGVRMQSMIVSMIYAKGLTLSCKSKEEHSSGEIINLMTVDAERIGEFCWYMHDLWMAVLQVSLALFILHRSVGVASVATFAATVIVMLLNLPMASLQEKFQAKLMEFKDKRMKATTEILTNMRILKLQAWEMKFLSKIIQLRKLEETWLKKFLVGTAIVRFLFFNAPTFVAVITFGACVLLGIPLETGKILSALATFRILQMPIYNFPDTISVMAETKVSLDRVVAFLRLDDLQTGVVEKFSRGSSDIAIEIVDGNFSWELSSDYTTLKNINLRVLHGTRVAVCGTVGSGKSSLLSCIIGEIPKISGLVKVCGKKAFVAQSAWIQSSKIEENILFGKEMDREKYERVLEACSLKKDLEVLPFGDQTIIGEKGINLSGGQKERVQIARALYQDADIYLLDDPFSAVDAHTGSHLFKECLLGLLKTKTVIYITHQVEFLPDADLILVMKEGRITQSGKYKGILTSGTDFMELLLIIGAHRKALTSVKSLERRPTFKTSSITGEDTGSLRDFEHEQEVENIEDRNGKLGETIVVPKGQLVQDEEREKGSVGLKVFWKYITAYGGALVPFLFLSQILTVVLQIASNYWMALETPVSATAEPDIGSFTLMVVYISLAIGSSFTTLARAVLAAIAGYKTATMLFNQMHLSFIRAPMSFFDSTPSGRILNRASTDQSTVDMSISSLAWGLTYNLVQLLGIIAVMSQAAWQVFIVLIPVMAACIWYQLFYSASARELARLTGICQAPVIQHFSETISGSTTITCFEQESRFNETNMELIDKYSQPKSYSASAMEWLSFRLDLLSSTLFAFCLVFLVSFPSSIFDPRIAGLVVTYGININAVQSSLISILCNLENKIISVERILQYTSIPSEAPLVIKENQPDHSWPSFGEVHIHDLQVQYAPHLPLVLRGLTCTFTAGAKTGIVGRTGSGKTTLVQALFRLVEPVAGKISIDSINISSIGIHDLRSRLSIIPQDPTMFEGTVRSNLDPLEEYTDEQIWEALGMCQLGDEVRKKEGKLDSQVTENGENWSMGQRQLVCLGRVLLKKSKILVLDEATASVDTATDNIIQQTVKQHFSDSTVIIIAHRITSILDSDMVLFLSDGLVEEYDSPKKLLKDKSSSLAQLVAEYTRRSNTGFGS; this is encoded by the exons ATGAGTATACATGCACCTCTTGAAGAGCCCCTTTTGAAGGATGAAGCTAGTGTAAGCAACAACAATTCCGATTCTAATGAGATTTTAACAAGTTATTCCAAGGCTGGATTTTTCAGCATTCTTACCTTCTCATGGATGAGTCCACTAATAACATTAGGAAGTAACAAGACTTTAAACCATGAAGATCTTCCACTTCTTTCTGCCAATGACAGTGCTCATGGAACTTTTTCAACTTTTAGAGAAAAGCTTGAGTTGGAATGTGGTAATGTTAGGACTGTGACAACTATTAAACTCGCCAAGGTGCTGCTCTTATCGACATGGAAAGGGATTCTTATATCTGGCGTATATGAATTCGTGTACGTATGTGCTACTTATGTAGGACCCTACCTTATTGACAACCTTGTTCAATATCTCAATGATGAAAGCAAGGCTAAAAATGAAGGATATGTTTTGGCTACGATGTTTGTTGTGGCGAAACTTGTTGAGTGTCTCTCGCAAAGGCAGTGGATGTTTACGTTTCAACAGGTTGGCGTTAGGATGCAATCAATGATTGTGTCAATGATCTATGCTAAAGGTTTGACACTTTCGTGTAAATCAAAAGAGGAGCATAGCAGTGGCGAAATCATCAACTTAATGACAGTTGATGCTGAGAGGATAGGTGAATTTTGTTGGTATATGCATGATCTATGGATGGCTGTTCTGCAAGTTTCTCTGGCTTTGTTTATTCTTCATAGAAGCGTCGGGGTTGCTTCAGTAGCTACTTTTGCTGCAACTGTTATTGTGATGTTGCTAAACCTTCCTATGGCATCCTTACAAGAGAAGTTCCAAGCTAAGTTAATGGAGTTCAAGGATAAAAGAATGAAGGCAACGACTGAGATTCTAACGAACATGAGGATTCTTAAACTTCAAGCGTGGGAGATGAAGTTCTTATCAAAGATTATTCAGCTTAGGAAGTTAGAGGAGACGTGGCTAAAGAAGTTTCTTGTTGGTACAGCAATTGTTAGATTTCTCTTCTTTAACGCCCCAACGTTTGTTGCGGTGATCACTTTCGGTGCTTGTGTTCTTCTAGGCATTCCACTTGAAACAGGAAAGATCTTATCCGCTCTTGCAACGTTCAGAATTCTTCAAATGCCTATCTATAACTTCCCTGACACGATTTCGGTGATGGCAGAAACCAAGGTGTCCCTCGATAGGGTTGTTGCTTTTCTTCGTCTAGATGATTTACAGACTGGTGTAGTGGAGAAGTTTTCGCGAGGTAGTTCTGATATAGCAATTGAAATAGTAGATGGAAATTTCTCTTGGGAGTTATCTTCTGATTATACTACGTTGAAAAACATAAATCTTAGAGTTTTACACGGTACGAGGGTCGCTGTTTGTGGCACTGTTGGATCGGGCAAGTCTAGTTTACTTTCTTGTATAATAGGCGAAATACCGAAGATATCTGGACTTGTGAAGGTGTGTGGAAAAAAGGCTTTTGTTGCTCAATCAGCATGGATACAAAGTAGCAAGATCGAAGAGAACATACTATTCGGGAAAGAGATGGATAGAGAAAAATACGAGAGGGTGCTAGAAGCAtgttctttgaagaaagacctggAGGTTTTACCATTTGGTGATCAGACCATTATTGGTGAGAAGGGAATTAATTTGAGTGGTGGACAGAAAGAAAGAGTACAAATCGCCCGTGCTCTTTACCAAGATGCCGATATATATCTACTCGATGACCCCTTTAGTGCTGTTGATGCTCATACAGGTTCCCATCTCTTTAAG GAGTGTTTGCTTGGCCTTTTGAAAACAAAAACTGTGATATACATAACACATCAAGTCGAGTTCTTACCTGACGCGGATCTGATACTT GTCATGAAAGAAGGAAGGATAACTCAATCAGGAAAATACAAGGGCATTCTTACATCAGGAACCGATTTTATGGAACTT CTTTTAATTATAGGCGCGCATAGAAAAGCATTGACTTCGGTTAAGTCTTTAGAGAGAAGGCCTACATTTAAAACATCGAGTATTACCGGAGAAGACACAGGTTCATTACGCGATTTTGAACATGAGCAAGAAGTGGAAAACATAGAGGATCGAAACGGAAAGCTTGGTGAAACAATTGTGGTACCGAAAGGTCAGCTTGTTCAAGACGAAGAACGTGAAAAGGGAAGTGTTGGGTTGAAAGTGTTCTGGAAATACATAACAGCTTATGGAGGAGCTCTTGtacctttcctatttctttcacAGATACTCACTGTGGTTTTACAAATTGCAAGCAACTATTGGATGGCTTTGGAAACTCCTGTTTCAGCAACTGCGGAACCTGATATTGGAAGCTTTACTCTGATGGTTGTCTATATTTCTTTGGCAATAGGAAGTTCCTTTACCACCCTTGCCAGAGCAGTTCTTGCTGCGATAGCAGGATACAAGACCGCCACCATGCTCTTCAATCAAATGCATTTGAGCTTCATTCGCGCTCCAATGTCATTTTTTGATTCCACCCCAAGTGGAAGAATTCTTAATAGA GCTTCGACAGACCAAAGTACAGTAGATATGAGTATTTCAAGTCTAGCGTGGGGACTTACCTACAATCTGGTTCAGCTCTTGGGAATTATTGCTGTGATGTCTCAAGCTGCATGGCAGGTGTTCATAGTATTGATTCCTGTCATGGCAGCATGCATATGGTACCAGCTGTTCTACTCAGCATCAGCACGGGAATTGGCGCGATTAACTGGTATATGCCAAGCTCCGGTTATACAACATTTTTCTGAAACAATTTCTGGATCAACAACCATAACCTGTTTTGAGCAAGAATCAAGATTTAATGAAACGAATATGGAACTGATAGACAAATACTCCCAACCTAAATCATACAGTGCCAGCGCGATGGAATGGTTGAGTTTCAGATTGGATCTTTTATCCTCTACCTTATTTGCTTTCTGCTTGGTTTTCTTAGTATCTTTTCCAAGTTCAATATTCGATCCTC GCATTGCGGGATTGGTTGTGACATATGGGATTAATATAAATGCTGTACAATCTAGTTTGATTTCGATTCTTTGCAATTTGGAGAACAAAATTATATCAGTAGAAAGAATACTTCAGTACACCTCCATCCCAAGTGAAGCACCTCTTGTAATAAAAGAAAATCAACCAGATCATTCTTGGCCCTCATTCGGAGAGGTTCATATCCACGATTTACAG GTCCAATATGCCCCTCACTTGCCTCTTGTTTTACGCGGACTTACATGCACTTTTACTGCCGGAGCAAAAACTGGCATTGTGGGAAGAACAGGAAGTGGAAAAACAACTCTAGTGCAAGCACTCTTTCGACTTGTTGAGCCTGTTGCAGGAAAAATATCAATAGATAGCATCAACATCTCATCGATTGGAATCCATGATTTACGGTCTAGATTAAGTATAATTCCTCAGGATCCAACAATGTTTGAAGGGACTGTAAGAAGTAACCTCGACCCGTTGGAAGAGTACACAGATGAACAAATATGGGAG GCTCTTGGTATGTGCCAACTTGGAGATgaagtgagaaagaaagaaggaaaGCTTGACTCTCAAGTAACTGAGAATGGAGAAAACTGGAGCATGGGTCAAAGACAGTTGGTTTGCCTCGGCCGAGTTTTACTTAAGAAAAGCAAGATATTAGTGCTTGACGAAGCGACTGCATCAGTTGATACAGCGACCGATAATATTATTCAGCAGACAGTTAAGCAACATTTCTCTGATTCCACAGTCATTATCATTGCTCACAGAATAACTTCCATACTCGATAGCGACATGGTTTTGTTTCTCAGCGATG GACTTGTTGAGGAATATGATTCGCCGAAGAAGTTGCTTAAGGATAAATCGTCGTCTCTTGCTCAATTGGTTGCAGAATACACAAGGAGATCAAACACTGGTTTTGGAAGTTGA